Proteins encoded within one genomic window of Esox lucius isolate fEsoLuc1 chromosome 12, fEsoLuc1.pri, whole genome shotgun sequence:
- the ptpn11b gene encoding tyrosine-protein phosphatase non-receptor type 11b isoform X8 yields MFTPHLSSSSPRVRLNWIHSFSIKQKYERMCISRLLEGCTDVPQGLWFHPNITGIEAEQLLLTRGVHGSFLARPSKSNPGDFTLSVRRNDEVTHIKIQNSGDYYDLYGGEKFATLAELVQYYTEQQDLLRERNGDVIELKYPLNCKDPTSERWYHGHLSGRDAEKLLMDKGKPGSFLVRESQSKPGDFVLSVLTNEEKHENVDRKTKVTHVMIRYQDGKYDVGGGERFDTLTDLVDHYKKNPMVEKSGIVVHLKQPFNATRINAANIENRVKELTKVADNSEKPKQGFWEEFEVLQQQECKLLYPRKEGQRAENKSKNRYKNILPFDTTRVEIREADADVPGSDYINANYIRSMHEEGRHVEEGKLFIATQGCLQNTVVDFWKMVYQENTHVIVMTTKEMERGRNKCVRYWPDLNATKDFGKVSVKNVEEHPAQDYILRELEVTRLDRREPVRYIWHYQYLSWPDHGVPNEPGGVLSFLEQVNRTQSAIPDTGPIVVHCSAGIGRTGTIIVIDILIDIINRQGLDCDIDIPKTIQRVRQQRSGMVQTEAQYKFIYMAVQQYIDTAQKRLEEEQKNKTKEREYSNIKSPPMTNDRSKTNMTSVPRSSVLTNDDPCNVYENLNIKTNPKTSGSCSNTRR; encoded by the exons ATGTTTACCCCGCATTTGAGTTCCAGCTCCCCACGAGTACGATTAAATTGGATCCACAGTTTCTCCATCAAGCAGAAATATGAAAGAATGTGTATTTCACGGCTACTTGAAGGCTGTACGGATGTCCCACAAGGCTT GTGGTTCCATCCCAACATCACCGGAATCGAGGCAGAGCAGCTCCTCTTAACACGGGGTGTTCATGGCAGTTTCTTAGCCCGGCCgagcaaaagcaacccaggggATTTTACTCTCTCCGTTAG gcGGAACGATGAGGTCACCCACATTAAGATCCAGAACTCCGGGGATTACTATGACCTGTATGGAGGGGAGAAGTTTGCTACGCTGGCAGAGCTGGTCCAGTACTACACAGAGCAGCAGGACCTCCTCAGAGAAAGGAATGGGGATGTTATCGAGCTCAAGTACCCACTCAACTGCAAGGACCCCACCTCTGAgag GTGGTACCATGGGCACCTCTCCGGACGCGACGCTGAGAAGCTGCTCATGGATAAAGGCAAGCCTGGCAGTTTCCTGGTCCGTGAGAGCCAGAGCAAACCGGGTGACTTTGTGCTCTCTGTTCTCACCAATGAGGAGAAGCACGAGAATGTGGACCGCAAGACAAAGGTTACCCATGTCATGATTAGATACCAG GATGGGAAATATGACGTAGGAGGAGGCGAGAGGTTTGACACCCTAACTGACTTGGTGGACCACTACAAGAAGAACCCCATGGTGGAGAAGAGTGGGATCGTTGTTCACCTCAAACAG CCCTTCAATGCCACCAGAATAAATGCAGCCAATATTGAGAATCGGGTAAAGGAGCTCACCAAAGTAGCAGACAACTCGGAGAAACCCAAACAAGGGTTCTGGGAAGAGTTTGAG GTGTTACAGCAGCAGGAGTGTAAGCTTCTCTATCCCAGGAAGGAAGGACAGAGAGCAGAgaacaaaagcaaaaacagaTACAAGAACATCCTCCCTT TTGACACCACGCGGGTGGAAATCAGAGAAGCAGATGCAGATGTTCCTGGCTCAGACTACATCAATGCCAACTACATCAGA AGTATGCATGAAGAAGGCCGTCATGTGGAGGAGGGCAAGTTGTTCATTGCTACGCAGGGTTGCCTTCAAAACACTGTGGTGGACTTCTGGAAGATGGTGTATCAGGAGAACACACACGTCATTGTCATGACCAccaaggagatggagagagggcgG AACAAGTGTGTACGCTACTGGCCTGACCTTAACGCCACTAAGGACTTTGGGAAAGTGAGTGTAAAGAACGTGGAGGAGCATCCAGCTCAAGACTACATCCTGAGGGAACTGGAGGTGACACGTTTAGACCGG AGGGAGCCAGTGAGGTATATCTGGCATTACCAGTACCTGAGCTGGCCTGACCATGGTGTGCCCAACGAGCCCGGAGGTGTGCTCAGCTTCCTGGAGCAGGTCAACCGTACACAGAGCGCCATTCCAGACACCGGGCCCATTGTGGTCCACTGCAG TGCAGGAATTGGGAGAACAGGCACAATCATTGTCATTGATATTCTCATTGACATAATCAACAGACAAG GATTAGACTGTGACATCGACATCCCTAAGACTATCCAGAGGGTTCGTCAGCAGCGATCAGGCATGGTGCAGACTGAAGCCCAATATAAGTTCATATATATGGCTGTCCAGCAGTACATTGACACGGCACAAAAGAGACTTGAGGAGGAGCAG aagaataagacaaaggagAGGGAGTACTCCAATATCAAATCCCCTCCAATGACCAATGACCGATCAAAAACCAACATGACCTCTGTGCCACGTTCCTCTGT GTTGACAAACGACGACCCTTGTAACGTGTATGAGAACTTGAACATCAAGACCAACCCAAAGACCTCTGGGAGTTGTAGTAACACTAGGAGGTAA
- the ptpn11b gene encoding tyrosine-protein phosphatase non-receptor type 11b isoform X3, translating into MFTPHLSSSSPRVRLNWIHSFSIKQKYERMCISRLLEGCTDVPQGLWFHPNITGIEAEQLLLTRGVHGSFLARPSKSNPGDFTLSVRRNDEVTHIKIQNSGDYYDLYGGEKFATLAELVQYYTEQQDLLRERNGDVIELKYPLNCKDPTSERWYHGHLSGRDAEKLLMDKGKPGSFLVRESQSKPGDFVLSVLTNEEKHENVDRKTKVTHVMIRYQQDGKYDVGGGERFDTLTDLVDHYKKNPMVEKSGIVVHLKQPFNATRINAANIENRVKELTKVADNSEKPKQGFWEEFEVLQQQECKLLYPRKEGQRAENKSKNRYKNILPFDTTRVEIREADADVPGSDYINANYIRSMHEEGRHVEEGKLFIATQGCLQNTVVDFWKMVYQENTHVIVMTTKEMERGRNKCVRYWPDLNATKDFGKVSVKNVEEHPAQDYILRELEVTRLDRREPVRYIWHYQYLSWPDHGVPNEPGGVLSFLEQVNRTQSAIPDTGPIVVHCSAGIGRTGTIIVIDILIDIINRQGLDCDIDIPKTIQRVRQQRSGMVQTEAQYKFIYMAVQQYIDTAQKRLEEEQKNKTKEREYSNIKSPPMTNDRSKTNMTSVPRSSVRLTNDDPCNVYENLNIKTNPKTSGSCSNTRSFS; encoded by the exons ATGTTTACCCCGCATTTGAGTTCCAGCTCCCCACGAGTACGATTAAATTGGATCCACAGTTTCTCCATCAAGCAGAAATATGAAAGAATGTGTATTTCACGGCTACTTGAAGGCTGTACGGATGTCCCACAAGGCTT GTGGTTCCATCCCAACATCACCGGAATCGAGGCAGAGCAGCTCCTCTTAACACGGGGTGTTCATGGCAGTTTCTTAGCCCGGCCgagcaaaagcaacccaggggATTTTACTCTCTCCGTTAG gcGGAACGATGAGGTCACCCACATTAAGATCCAGAACTCCGGGGATTACTATGACCTGTATGGAGGGGAGAAGTTTGCTACGCTGGCAGAGCTGGTCCAGTACTACACAGAGCAGCAGGACCTCCTCAGAGAAAGGAATGGGGATGTTATCGAGCTCAAGTACCCACTCAACTGCAAGGACCCCACCTCTGAgag GTGGTACCATGGGCACCTCTCCGGACGCGACGCTGAGAAGCTGCTCATGGATAAAGGCAAGCCTGGCAGTTTCCTGGTCCGTGAGAGCCAGAGCAAACCGGGTGACTTTGTGCTCTCTGTTCTCACCAATGAGGAGAAGCACGAGAATGTGGACCGCAAGACAAAGGTTACCCATGTCATGATTAGATACCAG CAGGATGGGAAATATGACGTAGGAGGAGGCGAGAGGTTTGACACCCTAACTGACTTGGTGGACCACTACAAGAAGAACCCCATGGTGGAGAAGAGTGGGATCGTTGTTCACCTCAAACAG CCCTTCAATGCCACCAGAATAAATGCAGCCAATATTGAGAATCGGGTAAAGGAGCTCACCAAAGTAGCAGACAACTCGGAGAAACCCAAACAAGGGTTCTGGGAAGAGTTTGAG GTGTTACAGCAGCAGGAGTGTAAGCTTCTCTATCCCAGGAAGGAAGGACAGAGAGCAGAgaacaaaagcaaaaacagaTACAAGAACATCCTCCCTT TTGACACCACGCGGGTGGAAATCAGAGAAGCAGATGCAGATGTTCCTGGCTCAGACTACATCAATGCCAACTACATCAGA AGTATGCATGAAGAAGGCCGTCATGTGGAGGAGGGCAAGTTGTTCATTGCTACGCAGGGTTGCCTTCAAAACACTGTGGTGGACTTCTGGAAGATGGTGTATCAGGAGAACACACACGTCATTGTCATGACCAccaaggagatggagagagggcgG AACAAGTGTGTACGCTACTGGCCTGACCTTAACGCCACTAAGGACTTTGGGAAAGTGAGTGTAAAGAACGTGGAGGAGCATCCAGCTCAAGACTACATCCTGAGGGAACTGGAGGTGACACGTTTAGACCGG AGGGAGCCAGTGAGGTATATCTGGCATTACCAGTACCTGAGCTGGCCTGACCATGGTGTGCCCAACGAGCCCGGAGGTGTGCTCAGCTTCCTGGAGCAGGTCAACCGTACACAGAGCGCCATTCCAGACACCGGGCCCATTGTGGTCCACTGCAG TGCAGGAATTGGGAGAACAGGCACAATCATTGTCATTGATATTCTCATTGACATAATCAACAGACAAG GATTAGACTGTGACATCGACATCCCTAAGACTATCCAGAGGGTTCGTCAGCAGCGATCAGGCATGGTGCAGACTGAAGCCCAATATAAGTTCATATATATGGCTGTCCAGCAGTACATTGACACGGCACAAAAGAGACTTGAGGAGGAGCAG aagaataagacaaaggagAGGGAGTACTCCAATATCAAATCCCCTCCAATGACCAATGACCGATCAAAAACCAACATGACCTCTGTGCCACGTTCCTCTGT AAGGTTGACAAACGACGACCCTTGTAACGTGTATGAGAACTTGAACATCAAGACCAACCCAAAGACCTCTGGGAGTTGTAGTAACACTAGGAG TTTTAGCTGA
- the ptpn11b gene encoding tyrosine-protein phosphatase non-receptor type 11b isoform X1 gives MFTPHLSSSSPRVRLNWIHSFSIKQKYERMCISRLLEGCTDVPQGLWFHPNITGIEAEQLLLTRGVHGSFLARPSKSNPGDFTLSVRRNDEVTHIKIQNSGDYYDLYGGEKFATLAELVQYYTEQQDLLRERNGDVIELKYPLNCKDPTSERWYHGHLSGRDAEKLLMDKGKPGSFLVRESQSKPGDFVLSVLTNEEKHENVDRKTKVTHVMIRYQQDGKYDVGGGERFDTLTDLVDHYKKNPMVEKSGIVVHLKQPFNATRINAANIENRVKELTKVADNSEKPKQGFWEEFEVLQQQECKLLYPRKEGQRAENKSKNRYKNILPFDTTRVEIREADADVPGSDYINANYIRSMHEEGRHVEEGKLFIATQGCLQNTVVDFWKMVYQENTHVIVMTTKEMERGRNKCVRYWPDLNATKDFGKVSVKNVEEHPAQDYILRELEVTRLDRQREPVRYIWHYQYLSWPDHGVPNEPGGVLSFLEQVNRTQSAIPDTGPIVVHCSAGIGRTGTIIVIDILIDIINRQGLDCDIDIPKTIQRVRQQRSGMVQTEAQYKFIYMAVQQYIDTAQKRLEEEQKNKTKEREYSNIKSPPMTNDRSKTNMTSVPRSSVRLTNDDPCNVYENLNIKTNPKTSGSCSNTRSFS, from the exons ATGTTTACCCCGCATTTGAGTTCCAGCTCCCCACGAGTACGATTAAATTGGATCCACAGTTTCTCCATCAAGCAGAAATATGAAAGAATGTGTATTTCACGGCTACTTGAAGGCTGTACGGATGTCCCACAAGGCTT GTGGTTCCATCCCAACATCACCGGAATCGAGGCAGAGCAGCTCCTCTTAACACGGGGTGTTCATGGCAGTTTCTTAGCCCGGCCgagcaaaagcaacccaggggATTTTACTCTCTCCGTTAG gcGGAACGATGAGGTCACCCACATTAAGATCCAGAACTCCGGGGATTACTATGACCTGTATGGAGGGGAGAAGTTTGCTACGCTGGCAGAGCTGGTCCAGTACTACACAGAGCAGCAGGACCTCCTCAGAGAAAGGAATGGGGATGTTATCGAGCTCAAGTACCCACTCAACTGCAAGGACCCCACCTCTGAgag GTGGTACCATGGGCACCTCTCCGGACGCGACGCTGAGAAGCTGCTCATGGATAAAGGCAAGCCTGGCAGTTTCCTGGTCCGTGAGAGCCAGAGCAAACCGGGTGACTTTGTGCTCTCTGTTCTCACCAATGAGGAGAAGCACGAGAATGTGGACCGCAAGACAAAGGTTACCCATGTCATGATTAGATACCAG CAGGATGGGAAATATGACGTAGGAGGAGGCGAGAGGTTTGACACCCTAACTGACTTGGTGGACCACTACAAGAAGAACCCCATGGTGGAGAAGAGTGGGATCGTTGTTCACCTCAAACAG CCCTTCAATGCCACCAGAATAAATGCAGCCAATATTGAGAATCGGGTAAAGGAGCTCACCAAAGTAGCAGACAACTCGGAGAAACCCAAACAAGGGTTCTGGGAAGAGTTTGAG GTGTTACAGCAGCAGGAGTGTAAGCTTCTCTATCCCAGGAAGGAAGGACAGAGAGCAGAgaacaaaagcaaaaacagaTACAAGAACATCCTCCCTT TTGACACCACGCGGGTGGAAATCAGAGAAGCAGATGCAGATGTTCCTGGCTCAGACTACATCAATGCCAACTACATCAGA AGTATGCATGAAGAAGGCCGTCATGTGGAGGAGGGCAAGTTGTTCATTGCTACGCAGGGTTGCCTTCAAAACACTGTGGTGGACTTCTGGAAGATGGTGTATCAGGAGAACACACACGTCATTGTCATGACCAccaaggagatggagagagggcgG AACAAGTGTGTACGCTACTGGCCTGACCTTAACGCCACTAAGGACTTTGGGAAAGTGAGTGTAAAGAACGTGGAGGAGCATCCAGCTCAAGACTACATCCTGAGGGAACTGGAGGTGACACGTTTAGACCGG CAGAGGGAGCCAGTGAGGTATATCTGGCATTACCAGTACCTGAGCTGGCCTGACCATGGTGTGCCCAACGAGCCCGGAGGTGTGCTCAGCTTCCTGGAGCAGGTCAACCGTACACAGAGCGCCATTCCAGACACCGGGCCCATTGTGGTCCACTGCAG TGCAGGAATTGGGAGAACAGGCACAATCATTGTCATTGATATTCTCATTGACATAATCAACAGACAAG GATTAGACTGTGACATCGACATCCCTAAGACTATCCAGAGGGTTCGTCAGCAGCGATCAGGCATGGTGCAGACTGAAGCCCAATATAAGTTCATATATATGGCTGTCCAGCAGTACATTGACACGGCACAAAAGAGACTTGAGGAGGAGCAG aagaataagacaaaggagAGGGAGTACTCCAATATCAAATCCCCTCCAATGACCAATGACCGATCAAAAACCAACATGACCTCTGTGCCACGTTCCTCTGT AAGGTTGACAAACGACGACCCTTGTAACGTGTATGAGAACTTGAACATCAAGACCAACCCAAAGACCTCTGGGAGTTGTAGTAACACTAGGAG TTTTAGCTGA
- the ptpn11b gene encoding tyrosine-protein phosphatase non-receptor type 11b isoform X5 → MFTPHLSSSSPRVRLNWIHSFSIKQKYERMCISRLLEGCTDVPQGLWFHPNITGIEAEQLLLTRGVHGSFLARPSKSNPGDFTLSVRRNDEVTHIKIQNSGDYYDLYGGEKFATLAELVQYYTEQQDLLRERNGDVIELKYPLNCKDPTSERWYHGHLSGRDAEKLLMDKGKPGSFLVRESQSKPGDFVLSVLTNEEKHENVDRKTKVTHVMIRYQQDGKYDVGGGERFDTLTDLVDHYKKNPMVEKSGIVVHLKQPFNATRINAANIENRVKELTKVADNSEKPKQGFWEEFEVLQQQECKLLYPRKEGQRAENKSKNRYKNILPFDTTRVEIREADADVPGSDYINANYIRSMHEEGRHVEEGKLFIATQGCLQNTVVDFWKMVYQENTHVIVMTTKEMERGRNKCVRYWPDLNATKDFGKVSVKNVEEHPAQDYILRELEVTRLDRQREPVRYIWHYQYLSWPDHGVPNEPGGVLSFLEQVNRTQSAIPDTGPIVVHCSAGIGRTGTIIVIDILIDIINRQGLDCDIDIPKTIQRVRQQRSGMVQTEAQYKFIYMAVQQYIDTAQKRLEEEQKNKTKEREYSNIKSPPMTNDRSKTNMTSVPRSSVRLTNDDPCNVYENLNIKTNPKTSGSCSNTRR, encoded by the exons ATGTTTACCCCGCATTTGAGTTCCAGCTCCCCACGAGTACGATTAAATTGGATCCACAGTTTCTCCATCAAGCAGAAATATGAAAGAATGTGTATTTCACGGCTACTTGAAGGCTGTACGGATGTCCCACAAGGCTT GTGGTTCCATCCCAACATCACCGGAATCGAGGCAGAGCAGCTCCTCTTAACACGGGGTGTTCATGGCAGTTTCTTAGCCCGGCCgagcaaaagcaacccaggggATTTTACTCTCTCCGTTAG gcGGAACGATGAGGTCACCCACATTAAGATCCAGAACTCCGGGGATTACTATGACCTGTATGGAGGGGAGAAGTTTGCTACGCTGGCAGAGCTGGTCCAGTACTACACAGAGCAGCAGGACCTCCTCAGAGAAAGGAATGGGGATGTTATCGAGCTCAAGTACCCACTCAACTGCAAGGACCCCACCTCTGAgag GTGGTACCATGGGCACCTCTCCGGACGCGACGCTGAGAAGCTGCTCATGGATAAAGGCAAGCCTGGCAGTTTCCTGGTCCGTGAGAGCCAGAGCAAACCGGGTGACTTTGTGCTCTCTGTTCTCACCAATGAGGAGAAGCACGAGAATGTGGACCGCAAGACAAAGGTTACCCATGTCATGATTAGATACCAG CAGGATGGGAAATATGACGTAGGAGGAGGCGAGAGGTTTGACACCCTAACTGACTTGGTGGACCACTACAAGAAGAACCCCATGGTGGAGAAGAGTGGGATCGTTGTTCACCTCAAACAG CCCTTCAATGCCACCAGAATAAATGCAGCCAATATTGAGAATCGGGTAAAGGAGCTCACCAAAGTAGCAGACAACTCGGAGAAACCCAAACAAGGGTTCTGGGAAGAGTTTGAG GTGTTACAGCAGCAGGAGTGTAAGCTTCTCTATCCCAGGAAGGAAGGACAGAGAGCAGAgaacaaaagcaaaaacagaTACAAGAACATCCTCCCTT TTGACACCACGCGGGTGGAAATCAGAGAAGCAGATGCAGATGTTCCTGGCTCAGACTACATCAATGCCAACTACATCAGA AGTATGCATGAAGAAGGCCGTCATGTGGAGGAGGGCAAGTTGTTCATTGCTACGCAGGGTTGCCTTCAAAACACTGTGGTGGACTTCTGGAAGATGGTGTATCAGGAGAACACACACGTCATTGTCATGACCAccaaggagatggagagagggcgG AACAAGTGTGTACGCTACTGGCCTGACCTTAACGCCACTAAGGACTTTGGGAAAGTGAGTGTAAAGAACGTGGAGGAGCATCCAGCTCAAGACTACATCCTGAGGGAACTGGAGGTGACACGTTTAGACCGG CAGAGGGAGCCAGTGAGGTATATCTGGCATTACCAGTACCTGAGCTGGCCTGACCATGGTGTGCCCAACGAGCCCGGAGGTGTGCTCAGCTTCCTGGAGCAGGTCAACCGTACACAGAGCGCCATTCCAGACACCGGGCCCATTGTGGTCCACTGCAG TGCAGGAATTGGGAGAACAGGCACAATCATTGTCATTGATATTCTCATTGACATAATCAACAGACAAG GATTAGACTGTGACATCGACATCCCTAAGACTATCCAGAGGGTTCGTCAGCAGCGATCAGGCATGGTGCAGACTGAAGCCCAATATAAGTTCATATATATGGCTGTCCAGCAGTACATTGACACGGCACAAAAGAGACTTGAGGAGGAGCAG aagaataagacaaaggagAGGGAGTACTCCAATATCAAATCCCCTCCAATGACCAATGACCGATCAAAAACCAACATGACCTCTGTGCCACGTTCCTCTGT AAGGTTGACAAACGACGACCCTTGTAACGTGTATGAGAACTTGAACATCAAGACCAACCCAAAGACCTCTGGGAGTTGTAGTAACACTAGGAGGTAA
- the ptpn11b gene encoding tyrosine-protein phosphatase non-receptor type 11b isoform X7: MFTPHLSSSSPRVRLNWIHSFSIKQKYERMCISRLLEGCTDVPQGLWFHPNITGIEAEQLLLTRGVHGSFLARPSKSNPGDFTLSVRRNDEVTHIKIQNSGDYYDLYGGEKFATLAELVQYYTEQQDLLRERNGDVIELKYPLNCKDPTSERWYHGHLSGRDAEKLLMDKGKPGSFLVRESQSKPGDFVLSVLTNEEKHENVDRKTKVTHVMIRYQQDGKYDVGGGERFDTLTDLVDHYKKNPMVEKSGIVVHLKQPFNATRINAANIENRVKELTKVADNSEKPKQGFWEEFEVLQQQECKLLYPRKEGQRAENKSKNRYKNILPFDTTRVEIREADADVPGSDYINANYIRSMHEEGRHVEEGKLFIATQGCLQNTVVDFWKMVYQENTHVIVMTTKEMERGRNKCVRYWPDLNATKDFGKVSVKNVEEHPAQDYILRELEVTRLDRQREPVRYIWHYQYLSWPDHGVPNEPGGVLSFLEQVNRTQSAIPDTGPIVVHCSAGIGRTGTIIVIDILIDIINRQGLDCDIDIPKTIQRVRQQRSGMVQTEAQYKFIYMAVQQYIDTAQKRLEEEQKNKTKEREYSNIKSPPMTNDRSKTNMTSVPRSSVLTNDDPCNVYENLNIKTNPKTSGSCSNTRR; encoded by the exons ATGTTTACCCCGCATTTGAGTTCCAGCTCCCCACGAGTACGATTAAATTGGATCCACAGTTTCTCCATCAAGCAGAAATATGAAAGAATGTGTATTTCACGGCTACTTGAAGGCTGTACGGATGTCCCACAAGGCTT GTGGTTCCATCCCAACATCACCGGAATCGAGGCAGAGCAGCTCCTCTTAACACGGGGTGTTCATGGCAGTTTCTTAGCCCGGCCgagcaaaagcaacccaggggATTTTACTCTCTCCGTTAG gcGGAACGATGAGGTCACCCACATTAAGATCCAGAACTCCGGGGATTACTATGACCTGTATGGAGGGGAGAAGTTTGCTACGCTGGCAGAGCTGGTCCAGTACTACACAGAGCAGCAGGACCTCCTCAGAGAAAGGAATGGGGATGTTATCGAGCTCAAGTACCCACTCAACTGCAAGGACCCCACCTCTGAgag GTGGTACCATGGGCACCTCTCCGGACGCGACGCTGAGAAGCTGCTCATGGATAAAGGCAAGCCTGGCAGTTTCCTGGTCCGTGAGAGCCAGAGCAAACCGGGTGACTTTGTGCTCTCTGTTCTCACCAATGAGGAGAAGCACGAGAATGTGGACCGCAAGACAAAGGTTACCCATGTCATGATTAGATACCAG CAGGATGGGAAATATGACGTAGGAGGAGGCGAGAGGTTTGACACCCTAACTGACTTGGTGGACCACTACAAGAAGAACCCCATGGTGGAGAAGAGTGGGATCGTTGTTCACCTCAAACAG CCCTTCAATGCCACCAGAATAAATGCAGCCAATATTGAGAATCGGGTAAAGGAGCTCACCAAAGTAGCAGACAACTCGGAGAAACCCAAACAAGGGTTCTGGGAAGAGTTTGAG GTGTTACAGCAGCAGGAGTGTAAGCTTCTCTATCCCAGGAAGGAAGGACAGAGAGCAGAgaacaaaagcaaaaacagaTACAAGAACATCCTCCCTT TTGACACCACGCGGGTGGAAATCAGAGAAGCAGATGCAGATGTTCCTGGCTCAGACTACATCAATGCCAACTACATCAGA AGTATGCATGAAGAAGGCCGTCATGTGGAGGAGGGCAAGTTGTTCATTGCTACGCAGGGTTGCCTTCAAAACACTGTGGTGGACTTCTGGAAGATGGTGTATCAGGAGAACACACACGTCATTGTCATGACCAccaaggagatggagagagggcgG AACAAGTGTGTACGCTACTGGCCTGACCTTAACGCCACTAAGGACTTTGGGAAAGTGAGTGTAAAGAACGTGGAGGAGCATCCAGCTCAAGACTACATCCTGAGGGAACTGGAGGTGACACGTTTAGACCGG CAGAGGGAGCCAGTGAGGTATATCTGGCATTACCAGTACCTGAGCTGGCCTGACCATGGTGTGCCCAACGAGCCCGGAGGTGTGCTCAGCTTCCTGGAGCAGGTCAACCGTACACAGAGCGCCATTCCAGACACCGGGCCCATTGTGGTCCACTGCAG TGCAGGAATTGGGAGAACAGGCACAATCATTGTCATTGATATTCTCATTGACATAATCAACAGACAAG GATTAGACTGTGACATCGACATCCCTAAGACTATCCAGAGGGTTCGTCAGCAGCGATCAGGCATGGTGCAGACTGAAGCCCAATATAAGTTCATATATATGGCTGTCCAGCAGTACATTGACACGGCACAAAAGAGACTTGAGGAGGAGCAG aagaataagacaaaggagAGGGAGTACTCCAATATCAAATCCCCTCCAATGACCAATGACCGATCAAAAACCAACATGACCTCTGTGCCACGTTCCTCTGT GTTGACAAACGACGACCCTTGTAACGTGTATGAGAACTTGAACATCAAGACCAACCCAAAGACCTCTGGGAGTTGTAGTAACACTAGGAGGTAA